One stretch of Heptranchias perlo isolate sHepPer1 chromosome 29, sHepPer1.hap1, whole genome shotgun sequence DNA includes these proteins:
- the LOC137299423 gene encoding calponin-2-like, with the protein MSSKQFNVGPSYGLTAEVKNRIAQKYDSQKEDELRVWIEEITGKKIGDNFQKGLKDGTILCELINKIKPNSVKKINRSTLNWHQLENLSNFIKAMQNYGIKPHDTFEANDLFENGNLTQVQTALLALAGMAKTKGMHAPVDIGVKYADKQQRSFDQETLNAGQCVIGLQMGTNKCASQTGMAAYGTRRHLYDPRAQIPPSMDQSTISLQMGTNKGASQAGMTAPGTRRPIYDKKLGTEQCDNSVASLQMGSNQGANQSGTNFGLGRQIYNPKYCPKAEAGENGSHLDYGAEYIPEHPADYPECTERYD; encoded by the exons ATTGCTCAGAAATATGATAGTCAGAAGGAGGACGAGCTGCGAGTCTGGATCGAGGAGATCACTGGGAAGAAGATTGGGGACAACTTTCAAAAAGGCCTGAAGGACGGCACAATCCTTTGCGA ACTCATCAACAAAATCAAGCCCAACTCTGTGAAGAAAATCAACAGGTCAACTTTAAATTGGCATCAG CTGGAGAATTTGTCCAACTTTATCAAAGCAATGCAGAATTATGGTATCAAACCACACGACACGTTTGAGGCAAATGACCTTTTTGAGAATGGGAATCTGACCCAGGTACAGACAGCACTGCTGGCCCTGGCAGGGATG GCTAAAACGAAGGGCATGCATGCCCCAGTCGACATTGGTGTCAAATATGCAGACAAACAGCAGCGCTCTTTCGATCAGGAGACCTTGAATGCTGGACAATGCGTCATCGGACTTCAG ATGGGAACCAATAAATGTGCCAGCCAGACTGGAATGGCTGCCTACGGTACCAGGCGACATCTGTATGATCCAAGGGCCCAGATCCCCCCTTCAATGGACCAGTCTACCATTAGTTTACAGATGGGGACCAACAAAGGAGCAAGTCAG GCTGGTATGACTGCACCTGGCACCCGAAGACCCATTTACGACAAGAAGCTGGGGACAGAACAGTGCGACAACAGTGTAGCATCTCTGCAGATGGGCAGCAACCAAGGAGCCAACCAGAGCGGCACCAACTTCGGCCTAGGCCGGCAGATCTACAATCCCAAGTATTGCCCAAAGGCTGAGGCCGGAGAGAATGGAAGTCATTTGGATTACGGTGCAGAGTACATCCCGGAACACCCTGCTGATTATCCCGAGTGCACTGAACGATATGACTGA